The following proteins come from a genomic window of Eubalaena glacialis isolate mEubGla1 chromosome X, mEubGla1.1.hap2.+ XY, whole genome shotgun sequence:
- the PLP2 gene encoding proteolipid protein 2, with translation MADSERLSAPGCWAACTNFSRTRKGILLFAEIILCLVILICFGASTSGYSFLSVIEMIFAAIFFVVYMCDLHTKIQIINWPWSDFFRTLVAVILYLITSIVVLVERGNHSKIVAGVLGLIAACLFGYDAYITFPLRQQRHTAAPTDPADGPV, from the exons ATGGCGGATTCCGAGCGCCTCTCGGCCCCCGGCTGCTGGGCCGCCTGCACCAACTTCTCACGCACCCGAAAGGGAATTCTCCTGTTTGCTGAGATT ATATTGTGCCTGGTGATTCTGATCTGCTTCGGTGCCTCGACATCAGGATACTCCTTCTTGTCGGTGATAGAGATGATCTTTGCTGCTATCTTCTTTGTCGTCTACATGTGTGACCTGCACACCAAGATACAGATCATCAACTGGCCTTGGAGT GATTTCTTCCGAACCCTTGTAGCGGTCATCCTCTACCTGATCACCTCCATTGTTGTGCTTGTTGAGAGAGGAAACCACTCCAAAATCGTTGCAGGG gtGCTGGGCCTAATCGCTGCATGCCTCTTTGGCTATGATGCCTACATTACCTTCCCCTTGCGGCAGCAAAGACATACAGCAGCCCCTACTG ACCCTGCAGATGGCCCGGTGTAG
- the PRICKLE3 gene encoding prickle planar cell polarity protein 3, with product MFARGSRRRRSGRAPQEAEDPDRGQPCNSCREQCPGFLLHGWRKICQHCKCPREEHAVHAVPVDLERIMCRLISDFQRHSISDDDSGCASEEYAWVPPGLKPEQVYQFFSCLPEDKVPYVNSPGEKYRIKQLLHQLPPHDSEAQYCTALEEEEKKELRAFSQQRKRENLGRGTVRIFPVTITGAICEECGKQIGGGDIAVFASRAGLGACWHPQCFVCSTCRELLVDLIYFYHAGKVYCGRHHAEHLRPRCQACDEIIFSPECTEAEGRHWHMGHFCCFECEASLGGQRYVMRQSRPHCCACYEARHAEYCDGCGEHIGLDQGQMAYEGQHWHASDRCFCCSRCGRALLGRPFLPRRGLIFCSRACSLGSEPTAPGPGRRSWSAGTVSTPLTASTASFSAVEGASETSTKGTSTEPAPAAGPEEPARFLRGAPHRHSMPELGLRSAPEPPSGPPGQPDPRPEDGAFGRQSTPRVSFRDPLVSEGGPRRSLSVPPAQRRRPRSPPPRGPTQRRHHHHHHHHHHHRCHSGRRRHHQCDLGSGSDSGSCSSSPSSPSSESSEDDGFFLGERIPLPPHLCRPMPAQDTAAETPNSPSPQLPRNSRPGMPRQARDKNCIVA from the exons ATGTTCGCGCGTGGGTCCCGGAGGCGCCGCTCCGGGCGCGCG CCTCAAGAGGCAGAGGACCCAGACCGCGGCCAGCCCTGCAACTCCTGCAGGGAGCAGTGCCCCGGCTTCCTGCTGCATGGCTGGAG AAAGATCTGCCAGCACTGCAAATGCCCACGGGAGGAGCACGCCGTGCACGCAGTGCCTGTGGACCTGGAACGCATCATGTGTCGGctaatctcagacttccagcgcCACTCCATCTCTGACGACGACTCTGGCTGTGCCTCGGAGGAGTATGCCTGGGTGCCCCCTGGTCTCAAGCCCGAGCAG GTATACCAATTTTTCAGCTGCCTTCCAGAGGACAAGGTCCCCTACGTCAACAGTCCCGGGGAGAAGTACAGGATCAAGCAGCTGCTGCACCAGCTGCCCCCACATGACAGTGAG GCACAGTACTGCACAGcactggaagaggaagagaagaaagagctcAGAGCCTTCAGCCAGCAGCGGAAGCGGGAGAATCTGGGGCGTGGCACCGTGCGCATCTTCCCCGTGACCATCACTGGGGCCATCTGTGAGGAG TGCGGGAAGCAGATTGGAGGTGGGGACATCGCCGTGTTTGCCAGCCGTGCAGGCCTGGGTGCCTGCTGGCACCCACAGTGCTTTGTGTGCTCCACGTGCCGGGAGCTGCTGGTGGACCTCATCTACTTCTACCATGCTGGCAAGGTCTACTGTGGTCGCCACCATGCTGAACACCTGCGCCCGCGCTGCCAAGCCTGTGACGAG ATCATCTTCTCCCCTGAGTGCACAGAGGCCGAGGGCCGGCACTGGCACATGGGTCACTTCTGCTGCTTTGAGTGTGAAGCGTCACTGGGAGGGCAGCGCTATGTCATGCGTCAGAGCCGCCCCCACTGCTGCGCCTGCTACGAGGCCCGCCACGCGGAGTATTGTGATGGCTGTGGGGAGCACATTG GCCTGgaccagggccagatggcttatGAGGGCCAGCACTGGCACGCCTCAGACCGCTGCTTCTGCTGCAGTCGCTGTGGGCGAGCCCTCCTGGGCCGCCCCTTCCTGCCACGCCGTGGCCTAATCTTCTGCTCCCGAGCCTGCAGCCTGGGGTCCGAGCCCACGGCTCCGGGGCCCGGCCGCCGCAGCTGGAGCGCAGGCACGGTCTCCACACCTCTCACAGCCTCTACAGCCTCTTTCTCTGCTGTGGAGGGGGCGTCTGAGACCTCCACCAAAGGCACCAGCACCGAGCCAGCGCCTG CTGCAGGCCCCGAGGAGCCTGCCCGCTTTCTGAGAGGGGCCCCTCACCGCCACTCCATGCCCGAGCTGGGGCTCCGCAGTGCCCCTGAACCACCCTCAGGGCCTCCTGGCCAGCCGGACCCGCGCCCAGAAGATGGTGCCTTTGGTCGCCAGAGCACCCCACGCGTCAGCTTCCGCGACCCTTTGGTGTCTGAGGGAGGCCCGCGGCGGTCCCTGAGTGTGCCCCCAGCCCAGCGCCGCAGGCCACGCAGCCCCCCGCCCAGGGGCCCCACACAAcgccgccaccaccaccaccaccaccaccaccaccatcaccgctGCCACTCCGGCAGACGTCGCCACCATCAATGTGACTTGGGATCAGGGTCGGACTCGGGATCTTGCTCCAGCTCGCCCTCCAGTCCCAGTTCCGAATCCTCAGAGGACGACGGCTTCTTCCTAGGGGAACGCATCCCACTGCCCCCGCACCTGTGCAGGCCAATGCCTGCTCAGGACACTGCAGCTGAGACCCCCAATTCCCCATCTCCACAGCTCCCCAGGAACTCTCGCCCAGGGATGCCTCGCCAGGCCAGAGACAAGAACTGCATCGTGGCTTGA